A genome region from Carya illinoinensis cultivar Pawnee chromosome 2, C.illinoinensisPawnee_v1, whole genome shotgun sequence includes the following:
- the LOC122300350 gene encoding uncharacterized protein LOC122300350: protein MSIMSSDSFTVKFTGKNYSAWEFQFRLFVLGKDLWGHIDGSDPAPTEPPKLAQWTIKDARVMTWILGSVDPLIVLNLKPYKTAQSMWEYLRKVYNQDNTARRFQLEYEIASYTQGDLSIQDYFSGFNTLWGEFTDMIYAKVPEASLSVVQAVHEQSKRDQFLMKLRPEFEVTRSNLMNRDPVPSLDVCFGELLREEQRLATQATYQHDKMIPNAVAYAAHGKGKGRDMRNVQCFSCKEYGHIAAHCARKSCNYCKKPGHIIKDCPTRPQNRQANAYQATVGSSSSATTGDSSTLTTEMVQQMIISAFSALGLQGSGVGPDTREGA from the exons ATGAGCATCATGTCTTCAGATTCTTTTACTGTGAAATTTACGGGTAAAAATTATTCTgcttgggaatttcaatttcgcttatttgttttggggaaagatttatggggtcatattgatggtAGTGATCCCGCTCCTACTGAGCCTCCTAAGTTGGCTCAATGGACAATTAAAGATGCTAGGGTGATGACATGGATTTTAGGCTCTGTTGATCCCCTTATTGTTCTCAATCTAAAGCCTTATAAGACTGCTCAATCTATGTGGGAATACTTACGGAAAGTATATAATCAGGACAATACTGCCCGGCGTTTTCAATTAGAATATGAGATTGCCAGTTACACTCAGGGCGATCTCTCTATTCAAgattatttttctggttttaatACTCTGTGGGGAGAGTTTACTGACATGATTTATGCCAAGGTTCCGGAAGCTTCTCTCTCTGTTGTGCAGGCCGTTCATGAACAAAGTAAGCGTGAtcagtttttaatgaagttacgACCTGAATTTGAGGTCACTCGCTCCAATTTGATGAACCGTGATCCTGTACCCTCTTTGGATGTTTGTTTTGGGGAGTTACTTCGTGAGGAGCAGCGTCTTGCCACCCAGGCCACTTATCAGCATGACAAAATGATACCCAATGCTGTGGCTTACGCTGCTCACGGGAAAGGCAAGGGACGGGACATGCGGAACGTTCAATGCTTCAGCTGCAAGGAATACGGACATATTGCTGCCCACTGTGCCAGAAAATCTTGCAACTACTGTAAGAAGCCGGGCCATATTATTAAAGATTGTCCTACTCGTCCCCAGAATCGTCAGGCTAATGCTTATCAGGCTACTGTGGGTTCCTCTTCTTCTGCTACTACAGGAGATTCTTCTACTCTTACTACAGAGATGGTTCAGCAAATGATTATTTCAGCATTTTCAGCCTTAGGGCTGCAAG GATCAGGTGTCGGGCCAGATACTCGCGAAGGGGCCTAA